The genomic segment GGGCCTCGACCGCGCCCGGTTCGGCGACCACCACCCGCGCACCGGCGACGAGGGGCACCCATACCTCGAACAGCGAGGCGTCGAACGCGTGCGGGGCGTGCATCAGCACCGCGTCACCCGACCCGACCGACCACTCCCGCTCCCCGACCAGCGCCGCCACACCGCCGTGCGGCACCGCCACACCCTTCGGCACCCCCGTCGAACCGGACGTGTACATCACATACGCCACGTCCCGCGGACCCACCGGGACGGACAACGGCACCTCCACGGTGGCCAGTTCGACCGCCACGGCCGGGTCGTCCAGCACCAGCACCCGCACGGCCGCATCCTCCGGCACCGCACCCCGCGTCGCCTCCGTACACAACACCACCACCGGAGCCGCGTCCTCCAGCACCAGCGCCACCCGCTCCACCGGAGAACCCGCATCCACCGGCACATACGCCGCCCCGGCCCTCCACACCCCGAGCAGCGCCACCAGCAGATCCGCCGACCGCTCCATCACCACCGCGACCCGCTCACCACGCCCCACACCCAGCGAGGACAAAAACCCCGCCAAACGCCCCGCCCCGTCGTCCAACTCCCCGTACGACAGCGACCGTTCACCCTCCACCACCGCCACCGCGCCCGGCGCCTCCCGCACCCGCCCCGCCACCAGCTCCGGCACGGACAGCCCCGGCGGCTCGCCCGCCGTCGCACTCCAGCCCTCCAGCACCAGCCCGCGTGCGTCCGCGGGCAGCAGGTCCAGCCGTGCCACCGGTACCGACGGGTCCGCGGCCATCTGCTCCAGGATCCGCACGAGCCATCCGCCCACCGCCTCGCCGATCTCCTCACCGACGAGGTCCGGCCGGTAGGTCACGTCCACGCGGAAGCGCTCACCGGGCAGGACGCCGACCGTCAGCGGGTAGTGGGTGGCCTGGCGGGCTTCGGCCACGGTGAGCGTGAGGGTCTCGGCCGTGGCGGACTCCGCGGCGGGCGGGCGCGGGTAGTTCTCGTAGACCATGAGCGTGTCGAAGACGGCGCCGGGCCCGGCGAGGCCCTGGATCTCCGCGAGCCCGAGGTGCTGGTGGGGCATGAGCGCGGACTGGTGCTCCTGCACCCGGGTGAGGAGTTCCAGCAGGGACCGGGAGCCGTCGAGCCGGACCCGGACGGGAAGGGTGTTGATGAACAGCCCGATCATCGATTCGACGCGCGGCAGTTCCGGGGGCCGCCCGGCGACGGTGGCGCCGAACACCACGTCGGTCCGGCCGGTGAGCCGGGCGAGTACCAGCGCCCAGGCGCCCTGGAGCACGGTGTTCACCGTCAGCCCGTGCCGGCGGGCCAGGTCCCCGATGGCACCGGCCGTCTTCTCCGGGATCCAGGACGCGTTTCTTCTGGGGGGCGCCCCGGCCCGGGCCGTGTTCCCCGGCCCGGCGACCAGCGTCGGCTCGTCGGCCCCGGCCAGTTCCGCCTTCCAGGCGTCCCGGGCCGTCTCCTTGTCCTGCCGGCCGAGCCACGCCAGGTATTCGCGGTACGAGGCCGGGTGCGCCGGCGGGGCTGCCTGGTCACCGGCCGCGTAGGCGGCGGTGAGCTCATTGAGCAGCAGAGGCATGGACCAGCCGTCCATCAGCAGGTGGTGGCTGGTCATCACCAGGCTGTGCCGGTCCTCGCCGAGCCGGACGAGGAGCAGCCGCAGCAGCGGTGCCACCGCCGGGTCGATCCGGCGGTCACGCTCGCTCCCGGCCAGCCGCCGGACGCGGGCCTCCGCGTCGGCGGCGGTCAGGTCCGACAGGTCGGCCTCCTGCCAGGGCAGGGTCACCTCCCGGGGGATGATCTGCACCGCTTCGCCGGTCCTGCGCCGGTGGAAGCTCGCGCGGAGCGCGGCGTGCCGGGCCACCACCGTCTCCCAGGCGGCGCGGAAGCGGCGGGCGTCCAGGGTTCCGCCGATCTCCAGGACCGTCTGCACGGTGTAGACGTCGGGCCCCTGGGCGTCGAAGTCCGCGTGGAACAGCAGCCCTTCCTGCAGGGGCGAGAGGGGCCAGACCTCCGCGAGTGCGGACCCTCTGGCCGCGGCCGGTGAGTTCACAGCGACAGACCTCCTTCGAGCTGGGCTGCTATCGCTTCGAATTGCTCGACCTCGTCCTGCGCGAGGTCGAGGAGCGGGAAGTCGGAGGGGGTGTGCCCGCCCGCTCCGGGGTCGACGGCGTGAGCGGCCAGCCCGGCGAGCATGTCCAGCCAGAGCCGGCCCAGCCGGTCCGCCGACGCGTCGTCCAGCAGGGCCGCGGGCCGGCTCAGCGTGATGACGAGTTCGGGGCCGTCGGCGGTGTCCCGGACGGCCGCTCCGGCTTCGAGGGCGTGCACCGCCGGCATGCCGGGGTCCGCGGAGCCGCCGATCGCCGTCTCGCCGGCCATCTGCCACGGTTTCACCGCGTCGGACCGTGCGCCGGCCGGGAAGCGGCCCAGGTAGTTGAAGCCGATCCGGGGGCTCGGCAGTCCGGCCAGCACCGGTCCGGTGGCGGGGTTGAGGTGGCGCAGCAGCCCGTAGCCGAGTCCGTCCCCGGGCACCGCGCGGGCCTGCTCCTTGACCGCCTTCAGCAGCGCGCCGGCCGCCGGGCCGCCGGCCGCCACTTCGGACGGGTCGGTGCCGGAGGTGTCCAGCCGCACGGGGTGGACGCCGGTGAACCAGCCCACCGTGCGCAGCACGTCGGTGCCGTCGAGCGGCTCGCGCCCGTGGCCCTCGACGTCGACGAGCAGCGCGGTGCCGCTGTCCTGCCACCAGTGGGCGACGGCGGCGGCGAGGGCGGCGAGCAGGATGTCGTGCACACCGCAGTGGAAGACCGCCGGGGCGCGGCTCACCAGTGTCCGCGCCTGCCGCGCGGGCACCACCAGGGTCCGGCGGCGCACCGTCGCGGCGGTGTCCCGCACGGGGTCCGGCGCACCGATGCCGCGGGGCGGCCGGACGCCGTCGAGGAGAGCGGTCCAGGACGCCAGTTCGGCGGTCCGGGCCGGTTGGGCGGCCTGGGCGGCCAGCAGGCCGGCCCACTGCCGGAAGGAGGTGGCGACGGGTTCGAGTCCCGGTTTCCGGCCGGCCTCGGCCGCCTCGTACGCGGCCCGCAGGTCGGGGGCGAGGATGCGCCAGGACACGCCGTCCACGGAGAGGTGGTGCGCCACCAGCACGAGCCGGCCGGTCCGCTCCGGCCCGGCGTCCACCCACACCACCCGGAACACCGCGCCGGCGCCCGGGTCCAGGCGCGCCACCGCGTCGCGCGCCACCCGTCCGGCGAGCGCGTCCAGGCCGGAGGCCGCGATCCCAGCGGCGTCCACGCGGGTGACCAGGCCCGCGGCGTCGGCCGATCCGGGTTCGCCGGTCAGCAGACGCGGCCCGTTCTCGCCCGGGAGCACGCGGAGGCGCAGCATGGCGTGGGTGTCGAGGACCGCGGCCACGGCGGCCACCAGGGCATCCCGCCGCAGCCCGGCCGGGGACCCGAGCACCACCCACTGGGCGAACGCGCCGCCGGTCACCCGCTCACCGAGCTGCCGCATGACGGGGGTCCACTCCACCTCGCCGACGCCGTGGTCCGGGCCGGCCCCGGCGCGGTCGCCGAACCGGGCGATCGCCGCGAGTCCCGCGGGGGTCTCGTGCTCGAACACGTCCTGGGAGGTGAAGACCACGTCCTCGCTCCGGGCGCGGCTCACCAGCTGCATCGAGGTGATCGAGTCCCCGCCGAGCCCGAAGAAATTGTCGTCGGGTCCGACCCGCCCGGCTCCCAGCACCTCGGCGAACAGGGCGCACAGGATCGTCTCGGCCCGGCTTTCCGGTGCCCGTCCGGAGGCGTTGCCGGTGAGGTCCGGGGCGGGCAGGGCCTTCGTGTCGATCTTTCCGTGGCCGGTGACCGGCAGCGCGTCCAGGGTCACCACGGCCGCGGGCACCATGTACTCCGGAAGCGTCCCGGCGAGGTGCTCGCGCAGGGACCGCCCGTCCACCGCACCTCCGTACGGGACCGCGTAGCCGACCAGGCGGCGCTCGCCCGGGCGGTCCTCGCGGGCGACGACCACGGCCCGTTCGACGGCCGGGTGAGCGGAGAGGGCCGCCTCGATCTCGCCGAGTTCCACGCGGAAGCCGCGGACCTTCACCTGGGCGTCGGCGCGGCCCGCGTAGACGAGCCGGCCGTCGGCGGTCCAGTGCGCGAGGTCGCCGGTGCGGTACATCCGCTCCCCGGGGGCGAACGGGCAGGCGACGAACCGCTCGGCCGTCAGCCGCGCCCGCCCCAGGTAGCCGCGGGCCAGGCCCGCGCCCGCGAGGTACAGCTCGCCCGCCGTGCCCGGCGGTACGGGCTGCAGGAAGCCGTCGAGCACATAGGCCCGGGTGTTGCCGACGGGGCGGCCGATCGGCGGCGTGCCGGGGCCGTCCGGGGTCCGGTACAGGGTGGAGGTGACGGTCGCCTCGGTGACCCCGTACTCGTTGTACATCTCCCGGCCGGCCGACCAGCGCCGGCGCACGTCCTCGGGCGCGGGCTCGCCGCCGAGGACCAGCGTGCGCAGGTCGGGCAGGTCCTCCGGGGGGAGCTGCGCCAGCAGGGTCGGGGTCATCGCGACGCGGGTGATCCGCCGGTCGCGCATCAGCCCGACCAGTTCCTCACCGGTCGCGTGGAGCCGTCCCGGCGGGGCCAGCACCAGCCGCCCGCCCGCGCACAGCACCGGCCAGATGTCGGCCATCGAGACGTCGAAGCCGGGCGAGAGCAGTTGCAGCACCCGGCTGCCGGTGCCGAGGGCGTACCGATCGATGTGGACGGCCACGAGGTTGGCCAGTCCGCGGTGGGAGGTGACCACGCCCTTGGGGGTTCCGGTCGACCCGGAGGTGTGGATCACGTAGGCCGCGTTCGCCGGGCTCAGCCGTGGCGGGCGCCAGGCGTCCGGGCCGTCACCGCCGGTACGCCCGGCCTCCGCGCTGCCGGCGCCGGCCTCGCCGAGGACCACGATGCGGCCGGGGAACGCCGCCGGCACCACGGCGCGGGTGTCCCGGGTGCACAGCAGTACCGGCGGGGCGACGTCGTCCAGCATCAGGCGCAGCCGGGCCGGGGGGTGGGCCGGGTCCATGGGCACGTAGACGCCGCCCGCCAGGGAGATCGCCAGCAGGGCCGTGACGAGTTCCGCCGAACGGTCCGCGATGACGCCGACTCGGGTCTCCGGGCCCACGCCCGCGCCGGCCAGGTGGTGCGCCAGGCGCCGGGTCTCCGCGGAGAGTTCGCGGTAGGTCAGGGAGCGGCGGCCGTCCTCGACCGCCACGGCGCCGGGCACGGCCGCGGCCGCACGGGCGAACAGCTCCGGTGCCGGCACGTCCGGTTCCGCCGTGGCCGGGGGGTTCCACGTGTCCAGGACGAGGGCGCGCTCCGCCGTGTCCAGGACGCCGACCCGGCCCACCGGGGACGCCGGGTCCGCCGTCATCCGTTCCAGCACCCGCGTCAGCCAGGAGACCAGTTCCCGGGCACGGCTCCGCCCGACCGCGTCCGGGCGGTGGACGAGGTGGCCGCGCAGCCGCTCGTCGGGCACCACGATCAGCGCCAGCGGGAAGTGGCCCATGTCCGTGGGCTCCCCGACGGGACGGATGGCCGGGGAGGCGGTGTCCCGCGCCGTCCGGGGCAGGTTCTCGTACACGACGAGCGTGTCGAAGACGGCGCCGGGGCCGGCGAGCCGGCGGATCTCCTGGAGCCCGGTGAACTGGCGGCCCATCTGCGCCACCTGCCGGTCCCGGAGACCGGCCAGCAGCTCCGCGACGGGCTGTTCCGGCACCAGTCCGACCCTCACCGGCAGGGTGTTGATGAAAGGGCCGACCGCCGACTCGGCCCCGGGCAGGTCCGCGGGACGGCCGGCCACCGTGGTGCCGAACACCACGTCGGTGCGCCCCACCAGACGTGCCAGCACCAGGGCCCAGGCGGCCTGTATGACGGTGTTCACGGTCACCCCGTGGGTGCGGGCCAGTTCCGTCACGCCGCGGGTGAGCTCCTCGGTGAACTCGAAGGACACCGGCTCCGGCAGCACCGGTGTGCTCACCCGGTCCTCGGGGGCCACCAGGGTCGGCTCCGCCGTGTCCGCGAGCTCCGCCCGCCAGGCCTCCCGTGCCGCGTCCCGGTCCTGCCGTTCCAGCCAGGCCAGGTACTCCCGGTACGAGGCCGGCGCCGGCAGCGCCCGCCCGTCGCCGTCGGCCGCGTACACCTCGGCCAGCTCGGCGAAGAGGACGGACATGGACCAGCCGTCGATGAGCGTGTGGTGGGCGGTGATGATCTGGCGGTACCGGTCCGCGCCGAGACGGACCAGCAGGAGCCGCAGCAGCGGGGCGGCCGCGAGGTCGAAACGTTCCGCCCGCTCGGCGCGGGCGAGCCGCGCGAGTTCCTCCCGGGCGGTGTCCTCCGGGAGGTGCGACAGGTCGGCCTCCCGCCAGGGCAGTGCCACGTCCCGGGCGATGACCTGCACGGTCTCTCCGGACTCGCGCCGGTGGAAACCGGCGCGCAGCACCTCGTGCCGGTCCAGCAGCGTCTGCCAGGACGCCCGGAGCCGGTCCGTGTCCAGCGGCCCGTCCAGGGCCAGCATGCGCCGGCTCGTGTACACGTCCGGGCCCCGGTCGTGGGAGGTGGCGTGGAAGAGCATGCCCTCCTGCAGTGGCGACAGCGGCCAGACGTCCACCAGACCGGGCACCCTGGCCCGCAAGTCGTCGAGTTCGCCGGGGCGCAGGGACGCCAGGAGGGAGCCGTCGCCCGCACGGTGGCCGCCGGCGGGCCCGGACTCCGCGGGGAGCGGCCCGGCGGCGGCCACCGCCGCCAGGCCGGCGGGGGTCTCGTGCTCGAACACGTCCTGCGGCTTGAAGAGCAGGCCGGCGCGGCGGGCGCGGGCGGCGAGCTGCATCGCCATGATCGAGTCCCCGCCCAGGGAGAAGAAGCTGTCCTCGGCGCCGACCCGCTCCAGGCCCAGCACCTCGGCGGAGAGCCGGCACAGCGTCTCCTCGACGGCGGTCCGGGGCGCACGGCCGGAGACCCGCTCGGCGAAGTCCGGGGCGGGCAGCGCCCTGCGGTCCACCTTGCCGTTGGCGGTGACCGGGAGCGCGTCCAGGACGAGGACGGCGGCCGGGACCATGTACTCCGGCAGGATGCCGGCGGCATGCTCGCGCACGGCCCGCGGGTCGGGGGCTCCGGTTCCGTCCGGGGTGCCGGTTCCGTCCGGGACGACGTAGCCGACCAGGCGGCGTTCGCCCGGACGGTCCTCACGGGCCACCACCACCGCCTGCGCGACGGCCGGGTGGGTGGCCAGGGCCGCCTCCACCTCGCCCGGCTCCACCCGGAACCCGCGCAGCTTGACCTGGCCGTCCGCGCGGCCCACGAAGAGGAGTTCGCCGGTGCCGGTCCAGCGGACCAGGTCGCCGGTGCGGTACATCCGCTCGCCGGGGAGGAACGGGCAGGCGAGGAACCGCTCGGCCGTCGGGCCCGGCCGGTCCCAGTAGCCCCGGGCGAGGCCGGGCCCTGCGACGTACAGCTCCCCCACCGCACCGGGCGGTACCGGCTGGAGGAAGGCGTCGAGGACGAAGGTGCGCCGGCCGGGCAGCGGGCGGCCGATCGGCAGCACCTCCCCCAGCACGCCACCGGGACGCAGCTCGTGCCAGGTCGCGCAGAGCGTGGTCTCCGTGGGCCCGTACAGATGACGGACGGACACCTCCGGGCACGCCTCCCGCACCCGGGCCACCGCCTCCGGCGGCACGACGTCACCGCCGGTCAGCACCTGGCGCAGGCCTCGGAAACACTCCGGCGCCTCGGCCGCGAGGACGCGGAACGAACCGGCGGTCAGGTGCACCGCTGTCAGCCCGTCACCGGCGACGCCCTCCCGCAGCCGTGCGGCCTCGACCGCTCCCGGCTCGGCGACGACGACCCGGGCGCCGGCGGCGAGCGGAACCCACACCTCGAACAGCGATACGTCGAACGCGTGCGGGGCGTGCATCAGCACCGCGTCATCCCGCCCGACCGACCACTCCCGCTCCCCGACCAGCGCCGCCACACCGCCGTGCGGCACCGCCACACCCTTCGGCACCCCCGTCGAACCGGACGTGTACATCACATACGCCACGTCCCGCGGACCCACCGGAACGGACAACGGCACCTCCACGGCGGCCAGTTCGACCGCCAGGGCCGGGTCGTCCCATACCAGCACCCGCACGGCGCTGTCCTCCGGGATCACACCCCGCGTCGCCTCCGTACACAGCACCACCACCGGAGCGGCATCGGCCAGCACGAACGCCACCCGCTCCACCGGAGAACCGGCGTCCACCGGCACATACGCTGCCCCGGCCCTCCACACCCCGAGCAGCGCCACCAGCAGATCCGCCGACCGCTCCATCACCACCGCGACCCGCTCACCACGCCCCACACCCAGCGAGGACAGAAACCCCGCCAGACGACCCGCTGCCCCGTCCAACTCCCCGTACGACAGCGACCGTTCACCCTCCACCACCGCCACCGCGCCCGGCGCCTCCCGCACCCGCCCCGCCACCAGCTCCGGCACGGACAGCCCCGGCGGCTCACCAGCCGTCGCACTCCAGCCCCCGACGATCCGCCCGTGTCCGGCCGCGTCCAGCACACCGATCCGGCCCACCGGCACCGACGGGTCAGCGACCACCCGCTCCATGAACGAGAGAAGGGACCGGTGGCCCGCACGCGCCCAGTCCTCGTCGTAGTGCGCCGCGTTGGCCTCCAGGGCCACCGCCATGCCCCGGTCGTCCGACCAGCCGCTGACCACCACGCCCACTTCCTCGACGCGCCGGCTCGACAGGTCGCGGACGATCCCCCGGCACTCTCCGAAACGCAGGTTGGCACCGAGGGGCAGGATGTTCACGGAGGGGCCGAAATGCCACCGGCCCCCACTCGGCCAGTCGAGCTCCTGGCGCAGCCGCTCGCCCCGGAAGCGCTGGTGCCCGAGGAGCCCGGTGGCCTCCCGCTCCGCCTCCCGCGCCAGTTCGGCCGGGTTCGCCGAGGGGCCGGCGGGCAGCCGGAACGGCAGCATGTTCGCCATCGTGCAGGGGGTCCGCCGCGCCTGGGCGCTCGTGCGCCCGGCGACGGGGATGCTGAGCACGGCCTCGTCCGCACCGGTCATCCGGCTGGTGAAGGCCGCCACCGCGGCGACGAGGAACCGGGGCCAGCTCACCTTCGCGCCGGCCGCGGCCGCGTGCAGGGCCGCCACCACGGGGGGCGGCAGATGGCCCGTGGCACGGACGACACCGCCGGGGGCGGCGGCCGGCCGGTGGCCGGGAACGGCCGCCGGATCGGGGCGGTCGGCGAAGCGGTCGTGCCAGTACTGCCGGTCGCGTGCGCACTGCTCGGACGCACGGTAGGCGGATTCCTGGGCCAGCAGTTCGCCGAGCGGGGCGTATCCGGGTGCCCGTAACGGCTCTCCGCGCAGCATCGCCGTGTAGAGGTCGGCGACGCGCCGCCCCATCAGGGAACAGGCGAAGCCGTCCATCAGCAGATGGTTGTAGCGCTGGTACCAGATATGGCGGTCGGCCGCGAGCGTGAACAGCGCATGAGCGAAAAGTCCGCCCTCGGTGGGATCGTTCACCCGGCCCAGCTCGCCGCGCATCCACGTCCCGGCGGCCTGCCACGGATCCTTTTCCCCGCTGAGGTCGACGACCGGCATGCTCCATTCCGGCGGGGGGCCGATCCACTGGGAGACCCGGCCCGCGGAATCCTCGACGAAACGCACCCGCAGGATGTCGGTTTCCTCGACGGCCCGGCGCAACGCGAGTTCGAAGACCCGGGTGTCCACGGGGCCGAGGATTTCGATGTACTGGCCGATGTGGTAGAGCCCTCGAGAGCTCTCTATCCGCTGTGCCAGCCAGATTCCCTCCTGGCATTCGGACAGGGGCAGGGTGGAACCCTCCTGGCCGTTCATCACATTCCCCCTTCAGCGGGTGCCCGCTGCTTTTCGTCGGTCTTCGCCGGTCGTCGGCCCCTCCCGGCCGGCCCCGCGGCCGGCCGGAAGGCGCTAGTGCTCTTCGGAATGGCGGCGGACGACGAGGTCGCCGCCGGCCCCCGGCGGCACGGTTCCGCCCAGGGCGAGGGAGCCTCCGGCGACCGGCTGACGGGCCGCGAGGTCGCCGTCCCCGGCAACCGGTGCGGGAACCAGCGCCTCGTGGGCGTGTCCCCCGCCGTCGGAGCCGGTGCCGTTGGCGCCCGGCCGGTTGAACTGGGTGTGGTAGAGCTCGGCGTAGAGCCCGCCCCCCGCCAGCAGTTCCTCGTGCGTCCCGCTCTCGCGCACCCGGCCCCCGTCGATGACGAGGATCTGGTCGGCCTCGCGGATGGTGGACAGCCGGTGGGCGATGACCAGCGAGGTCCGGTCGCGCAGCGCGGTGGTCAGCGCCCGCTGGATGGCCGCCTCGGACTCGGAGTCCAGGTGCGCGGTGGCCTCGTCGAGCACCACGACGGAGGGGGCCTTCAGCAGCAGTCTGGCCAGGGCGAGCCGCTGCTTCTCCCCGCCCGAGAGCCGGTACCCGCGGTCGCCGACCACGGTGTCGAGGCCGCTCGGGAGCGAGGCGACGAGATCGCCGATCCGCGCGGACCGGCAGGCGTCGAGCAGTTCCCGCTCGGTGGCCTCGGGACGGGCGTAGAGGAGGTTTGCCCGGATCGTGTCGTGGTAGAAGTGGGCGTCCTGGCTGACCACGCCCACAACGTCGCGCAGGGAGTCGAGGGTGACGTCGCGCAGGTCGTGGCCGTCGATGCGGACGGTGCCCGAGGTCGGGTCGTAGAGCCGGGACACCAGGTGGGTGGTGGTCGTCTTGCCCCCGCCCGACGGGCCGACGAGGGCCGTGAGTTTGCCGGCCGGCGCCCGGAAGCTGAGGTCGTGGAGGACTTCCGCCGTCTCCTTCTCCCGCTCGGCCGGGGAGAGCGCGCTGGACTCCAGGGAGACCAGGGAGACGTCGCCGGCGCGCGGATACCGGAACGACACCCCCTCGAACTCGATCTCCGGCGCGGGCCCGCCGCCCGGCGCGGGCAGGGCGACGGCGTCCGGGCTCTCCTCGATGAGCGGCTTGAGATCGAGGATCTCGAAGAGCCGGTCGAAACTGACCATCGCGGTCAGCGCGTTGGACTGCATGGCGGAGAGCTGGGTGATCGGCCCGTAGAGCCGGCCGAGAAGAGCGGCCAGGGCCACCAGCGTGCCGATCTGGAAGACGTCGTTCAGGACCAGGCCGCCGCCGACGCCGTAGACGAGCGCGGTGGTGAGCGAGGCGAGCAGCGCCATGAAGATGAACGACAGCCGGCTGTAGACCGTCCAGACCACGCCGACCTCGCGCACGGTGCGCGCCCGGGTCTCGAAGGCGTCCGCCTCCTCGCGCGGGCGGCCGTAGAGCTTGGCGAGCATGGCGCCGCCCGCGTTGAAGCGTTCGCTGATGATGCCGCCCAGCTCGCCGTTGGCCTGCATCTGCTCGCGGGAGTAGCGCTGGAGGCGCCGTCCGACGTAGATGGCCGGGATGACGAACAGCGGCAGCATGCACACGGCGATCAGGCTGATGAGCCAGGACAGATAGAACATCTCGGCGAGTACGAGGACCACGGTCAGCACGCTGGTCACCGACGTCAGCAGGGTGCTGAGAGCCTGCTGCGCCAGCATGACGTCACCGTTCAGCCGGCTGGCGAGCAGACCGATCTGGGTCCGGGTGAAGAACGCCATCGGCTGCCGCTGGACGTGCTTGAACGTCTCGACCCGCAGATCGTGGCTGACGCCCTGTCCGATGCGCCCGGAGATGTAGCTCTGCCCGAGCTGCGCGAAGGCGTCGACGACGGCGAGTCCGGCGACGACGAGGGCGATGGTCGTGACCACGGCCATGTCGTCCCTGAGAATGCCGTCATCGATGATCTTCTTCAGCAGCAGTGGCGTGGACACGATGATGAGGGAATCCACCGCGGTGACGGCCAGCAGCAGGAACAGCGCACTCCGGTGCGGCCTCATATAAGCCAGCGCCCTGCGCACGGTCCCCGGCCGGAGCGTCTGTTTCTGCGCCGCGGCGGAATGCGGCCCCCCGACAGTGGGGCCACCAGGGCCTTGGGTTATCAACACGCGACGGAAACCTCCTGCGTCGGCTCTTCTGCTCTCTTGGCTGCCATGTCACGGAATGGTCCGCGGGCCTGCGGTTTGCGGTGACGGCGGGCCGGAACGGGGCCGGTTACAGCACAGCGATCAATTGCTTCCATCGATTCCCCCCGCACGAGGACCATACCGTTCTGCATTTACCGCCGGCCAGGTATGACGGACGGTCCGGAGAATTGGACGGGATGAACAGGGCCGTTACCACGCCGACGGAAAGAGGAATGGAGGGCCGGCCGGACCGAAGTGTGAGAACGGCGGTGCAATGCCCCCGGATTATCCGTCCGGGGGACCGGATGCCGCGCGTCGCGCTTTTCACGGGGCGGAGGGAATTCCGCGGGCGCGGCCACCGGGAAACGGTGGTGTGCGGTGGACGGCGCCGCGCTGAGGGACTTTCTCAGAGCCCGGGAAGTGGTGCAAGTCCCGCCCGCTGGACGGGCGGAGCGCCCGGCCGGAGCGCCCGGCCGGATGCCCGCCCCCCGGCGTCCAACCGGGCAGATTTCTCACTCGGACACCCGGACGGCTATGCCGTCTCGGCGACCTTGCGCTCGACCCGCTGGGCGAACTCCGCCCACATCTCGGCGCATTCGCCCGCCAGCCGGGCCACGACGCCACCGCAGTGCGGCGGAACCTTGTCGATGATCGCGTCCCACTCCTCGGGACTCATCATGTGGACGGTGAGCAGCCGGAGCAAGGTGCGCCCGGTCTCGCTGAACCGCAGCGCGGGATCCGCCCTGAGCCGGTCCAGGACCGCCGCACGGTCCTGGACCGGGTTCCGGCAGGCCACCGCGGCGGGGCGGAGTCCGCCGCGGCCCGCGGCGGGGACCTCCGTGCCGTTCGCCCGCTTCTTGTTCCCGCGCCGCGGCCCCGGCAGCGGATCCTCGCCGCGCATCATCCGGTTCCGTACGTCGCGGACCGTCTCCGGGGAGATGGACGCGGCCCGCGCCACCTGACGGAGCGACAGACTCGGGTCCTGGGCGATGAGCCGGCTGGCCAACTTGCGGCCCTCGGTCCCGTTGACCGGGCGGACCCGGCCGTCCTGCCCGATACGGCTCACCTCGCCGACCTGGGCCTCGGGCCGGCGCCTGCGGATCTCCGCGACCGTTCCGGGGGCGATGCCGGTGACCGAGGCGATCATCCGGTCCGACCATTGCGGATGCGAGGCGATGATCCGCCCGGCCGCGCGCTTCCGGTCCGCCGTCGTCAGCGGCAGACCGTGGGTGACGTTGGATTCCACGGCGAGGACGAAGGCATCGGCCTCGTCCCCCTCGAAGAACCTTGCCGCGATCTTGCGTTGCCCCCGGAGTTCGGCGGCCCGTACCCGGTGCAGCCCGTCGATGACCCGCATCGTCGAGCGGTGCACGGTGATGGGCGGCAGCGGAGTCTGCGCCTCCGCCAGCGTTTCCACGTGCTCCGGATCCGCTCCGGAGGTCCGCGGCGAGCCGGCCGTCGACAGCGAGCTGATCTCGACTTCGACGACCATCAGTTGGTCGATCTGCGCGTGCCCGGTCAGTGCCAACCCAACTCCCCCTCGTGTTGCGATCTCACTCGTACGCGGGTACGCCGGCTTTCCGGACCACACGCCGCGTCCCGGGGAACCCCTCGGGCCGCGGGGCAGCGGCGTCGCCGCCCGCCGTTCCGGAGCCGGACGGCGTCCCCGCCTCCCGGCGGGGCCCGGCTTCCGCGTCACCGGCACCAGCGGCCCGGCCGTGACCGGAACCGGCAGGTCCCGGTGCGGAGTTCGCCGGTCACCGGTACGCCGCTCGCGGGACGGGATCCCACCCGTCCTCTCCCCCGGCCACCGGGCGGCACCGGCCGGTCCCGCGGCCACCACGGATTCCGCTTCCGTGCCGCCACCGCGGCGGGCG from the Streptomyces xinghaiensis S187 genome contains:
- a CDS encoding ABC transporter transmembrane domain-containing protein, encoding MRPHRSALFLLLAVTAVDSLIIVSTPLLLKKIIDDGILRDDMAVVTTIALVVAGLAVVDAFAQLGQSYISGRIGQGVSHDLRVETFKHVQRQPMAFFTRTQIGLLASRLNGDVMLAQQALSTLLTSVTSVLTVVLVLAEMFYLSWLISLIAVCMLPLFVIPAIYVGRRLQRYSREQMQANGELGGIISERFNAGGAMLAKLYGRPREEADAFETRARTVREVGVVWTVYSRLSFIFMALLASLTTALVYGVGGGLVLNDVFQIGTLVALAALLGRLYGPITQLSAMQSNALTAMVSFDRLFEILDLKPLIEESPDAVALPAPGGGPAPEIEFEGVSFRYPRAGDVSLVSLESSALSPAEREKETAEVLHDLSFRAPAGKLTALVGPSGGGKTTTTHLVSRLYDPTSGTVRIDGHDLRDVTLDSLRDVVGVVSQDAHFYHDTIRANLLYARPEATERELLDACRSARIGDLVASLPSGLDTVVGDRGYRLSGGEKQRLALARLLLKAPSVVVLDEATAHLDSESEAAIQRALTTALRDRTSLVIAHRLSTIREADQILVIDGGRVRESGTHEELLAGGGLYAELYHTQFNRPGANGTGSDGGGHAHEALVPAPVAGDGDLAARQPVAGGSLALGGTVPPGAGGDLVVRRHSEEH
- a CDS encoding ParB/RepB/Spo0J family partition protein → MALTGHAQIDQLMVVEVEISSLSTAGSPRTSGADPEHVETLAEAQTPLPPITVHRSTMRVIDGLHRVRAAELRGQRKIAARFFEGDEADAFVLAVESNVTHGLPLTTADRKRAAGRIIASHPQWSDRMIASVTGIAPGTVAEIRRRRPEAQVGEVSRIGQDGRVRPVNGTEGRKLASRLIAQDPSLSLRQVARAASISPETVRDVRNRMMRGEDPLPGPRRGNKKRANGTEVPAAGRGGLRPAAVACRNPVQDRAAVLDRLRADPALRFSETGRTLLRLLTVHMMSPEEWDAIIDKVPPHCGGVVARLAGECAEMWAEFAQRVERKVAETA